Sequence from the Terriglobia bacterium genome:
GCCGGTTCTGCCGCCGCAGACGACCCAATCTGTGAGGGAATTGCTAAGTATTGCTAAGTGCCGGCCGAGGGTGCGCGGCGTAAGTCCTAGAAAGAATGGCTCCTCAGGTAGGACTCGAACCTACAACCCTCCGGTTAACAGCCGGATGCTCTGCCATTGAGCTACTGAGGAGTGAATGCGCCGAAGCGCCGTATTCAATTTTCAAATTCATTGTAACGGGACTCGAACTCCGCGTCAAAATTGAACGTCCCGAAGTCACGAATGAGCCCCGGCAAAATGCGCCGCTTCGCTCAAAAGAAAATGCCACAGCCAAGAGTGAGCACTCCAAAAGGAGACGCCACCCGGAAGGGTGGCGTCCGATAACCAGAAGCGAATCCTCAGAATCGAATCGTCTAGACCGAAACATCAGATCGACTCCTCAGATTCAATCCCGAGGACCGCTTCAGTGACCGTTTACGACCGTGTCGCTGCTTTCTGAGACGTTTCCACGTGCGATCCGATCCGCATTCCGTAGAACGACTTTCGAACGAAGTACACGGAGACCAGGAAGAACACGATCGCCAGCACTTCGCCGAGCACCGCTCTCTGTGCGCTAAACGTAACCGCCAGTTCCACAGCCAGCAATCCGAACAGGGTCGTGAACTTAATGACCGGGTTCATCGCCACCGAAGACGTGTCCTTGAAGGGATCGCCCACGGTATCGCCGACCACCGTTGCATCGTGCAGTGGCGTGCCTTTTTGCTTCAGTTCAACCTCCACGATCTTTTTCGCGTTATCCCAGGCACCGCCGGCGTTGGCCATGAAGATCGCCTGGTACAGGCCGAAGATCGCGATCGAGATCAGGTAGCCGATAAAGAAAAACGGTTCGACGAACGCGAATGCCAGGGTCGCGAAGAAGACTGCGAGGAAGATGTTGAACATGCCCTTCTGCGCGTACTGCGTGCAGATTTCAACCACCTTCTTACTGTCGGAGACCGAGGCCTTCTCGACGCCTTCGAGCTTGATATTCGCCTTGATGAATTCGACTGCACGATAAGCGCCGGTAGTAACGGCCTGCGTCGAAGCGCCCGTGAACCAGTAGATCATCGCGCCGCCTGAAATCAAACCGAGGAGAAAGGGGGCATGCAAAAGCGAGAGGTTGCCAACCAGCTCCGGCCGCAACCCCTGCGTCAGCGCCATTATGATCGAGAAGGTCATCGTAGTGGCGCCGACTACCGCGGTTCCGATCAGCACCGGTTTTGCCGTCGCTTTGAAGGTGTTGCCAGCGCCATCGTTCTCTTCCAGCAAGTGCTTTGCGCGCTCGAAATTCACGTCCATGTTGAAATCCCTCTTCAACTCGCCCTGAATCCCGGGAATGTTCTCGATGAGCGACAATTCGTAGACTGACTGCGCGTTGTCCGTTACAGGGCCGTAGGAGTCCACCGCGATCGTCACCGGACCCATGCCGAGGAATCCGAACGCGACGAGGCCAAAGGCGAATACCGCGGGAGCGAGCATCAGGGGTGCCATAGATGGGCCCGTAGTGAAGTAATAGCCAATGCCCATCAGCGCGACCATCGAGAATCCCAGCCAGTAAGCCGAGAAGTTACCGGCAACGAATCCCGACAGAATTCCCAGCGAGGCTCCGCCTTCCTGGGCTGATGTGACGACCTCTTTCACGTGGCTGGACTCGGTCGACGTAAACACCTTCACGAGTTCGGGAATAATTGCTCCCGCCAGCGTTCCGCACGAAATGATCGATGCCAGCTTCCACCACAACGTACCGTCACCAAGTGTTGGGATGATGAAGTATGACACGATATAGGTCAGGATGATGGAGATGATAGAAGTGACCCAGACCAGCGAAGTCAGTGGTGCTTCGAAGTTCATCTCATCCGAGTTGCCGTACTTCGCGTGGGCGAACACCCCGTTCAGGAAGTATGCGCCGGAGCTGGAAACCAGCATCATCACGCGCATGACGAAGATCCACACGAGCAACTGGACCTGCGTCTCGGGGTTTCTGAC
This genomic interval carries:
- a CDS encoding sodium-translocating pyrophosphatase, which codes for MSKTVAALTGLLLPTLAYAQPEHGGGEANLVLPDLTKVNFLGMNGHSLLMIGLLFCLGGMLFGLMIYMQLKNLPVHRSMRDISELIYETCKTYLITQGKFILVLWAFIAVIIALYFGYLAPVPGKSVGVTLPIILLFSLIGIGGSYGVAWFGIRVNTFANSRTAFAGLRGKPYPISAIPLKAGMSIGMLLISVELLIMLFILLFVPGSYAGPCFIGFAIGESLGAAALRIAGGIFTKIADIGSDLMKIVFKIKEDDARNPGVIADCTGDNAGDSVGPSADGFETYGVTGVALITFILLAVRNPETQVQLLVWIFVMRVMMLVSSSGAYFLNGVFAHAKYGNSDEMNFEAPLTSLVWVTSIISIILTYIVSYFIIPTLGDGTLWWKLASIISCGTLAGAIIPELVKVFTSTESSHVKEVVTSAQEGGASLGILSGFVAGNFSAYWLGFSMVALMGIGYYFTTGPSMAPLMLAPAVFAFGLVAFGFLGMGPVTIAVDSYGPVTDNAQSVYELSLIENIPGIQGELKRDFNMDVNFERAKHLLEENDGAGNTFKATAKPVLIGTAVVGATTMTFSIIMALTQGLRPELVGNLSLLHAPFLLGLISGGAMIYWFTGASTQAVTTGAYRAVEFIKANIKLEGVEKASVSDSKKVVEICTQYAQKGMFNIFLAVFFATLAFAFVEPFFFIGYLISIAIFGLYQAIFMANAGGAWDNAKKIVEVELKQKGTPLHDATVVGDTVGDPFKDTSSVAMNPVIKFTTLFGLLAVELAVTFSAQRAVLGEVLAIVFFLVSVYFVRKSFYGMRIGSHVETSQKAATRS